CCCTAGTTCTAAGGTAGAACCTGGTTTGGTGAAGCGGATCACTAGTCTTTCTTTTCGGTGAGGTTTTGGAAAAGAGAGGATTCTGGGTTATTATTGTCCACATCGTTCCAATAAGGTAAGATAAAAGGCAGGGTCCCCAACTTCTTCTCCAAGAGAGGCCACAGCTTGGACTCCAGGAATTGGTTGCCTTCTTCTGATAAATGGAGCCCATCTGACAAATACACTGTGTAGTCCTGGAATGAACACAAGAACCAGTTACAAGTCGTGATGGGTTCTATATCAGATCATATGAGGATCACACTGTGGAGTATTCCTGAAATAAAAGCCACCACATCCTCCATACAAACCACCTCCCATACCAAGTGACAATAAACCACATATTCTGCTGCCAGGAAATAAAAAAGTGTTTTCTatgtttaaagaggttgttcaggatttaaaaaaaaatctggctgATTTCATCCAAAAACAGCACCCCCCCGTCCACAGGTTATGCACGGTACTGCAGCTTTGCCTCATTGAGttcagtggagctgagctgcaagaaCAGACACAACCCATTGACAGAGGTGGAGCTGTTTTTGGATTTCCATTCAGGGCTGACTTACACGACCCTGCCCGGTCCAGGATACATGACTGTGTGTCAGCTGCATCCCCCGGACCAACCGCGGCTCCTCTGACCCAAtacagtcagttcctatctgattgCGGGTCTATTGTACACATCATCATGTGAGTACAGCACAATAGACCCACGATCAGATTGGACTAGAACAGGGTCTCTGTAGTTGGTCCAGGAGATGCGGCTGACACATGGACCATGTTTTCTGGACTGAGCATGGTCGTGTGAATCAGCCCTTAGTGAATATTCATGGTGAGTTCAGCATATACTGATTACATGGAGGCTTAATATGGACATAAATCCTACTTTCCAGAGATTAATTCACACGTGGGAGACTTGTTGCAGAAAATCCCCGCACTTGTCAGATTGAACTCTATTGTCATAGATcagctgtattttacacttgctcAGAGTCAGGTTTGCAGAGTTCAGTGCACATGCTGCTGAAGCCACCCCATCCAGATGTacagaactgattttcagttgcagacatTTCTGCAATAAATCTGCCTCATGCAAATGTACCCTATTTAGGTGCCGTACCCTCGACAGCCAGCAGGCGACAACCTGTTTTACTGGGATTATTATAAACGAGATAACGGTTTGCCGAAGTAGTATATGGCCGACAGCTCTCTCTCTCCCtattcccccatacacatgcatgcttggctgagcatgcatgtgctgTGAATAGTAGAGGGAAGAAAgacactgccagacacctctggtggatATCTCCTCaagtcccttttgagtctcacctgtaatgttcatgtgatttataataaataaaatgatatttttttaccttgttaaatccttgctctttttttgtacaggaTATCTCCTCAAGGACTGAAGGGTctggcatattaaaggggttttctaggatttttatactgatgacctgtcctctggataggtcatcagtatctgattgatggggatccgacacctgggaccaccgctggtcagctgtttgagaaggcaccagcgcttgcTGTAGCTCCATAGCCTTCTCTCGGctgaccaagcacagcgctgtccattatacagtggctgtgcttggtattgcactcagccccattcatttctaagggactgagctgctcctaagccacgtgaccgatgaacataacgtcacatggcctagggtatgctgtggcactactgtgagcacaggagccttctcaaactgctgatcgaaGGGGTCCAGGGTGTCAGTTGCTATATGTACACAGATGACATAAAGTCCTGATTCCTAAACTGTCATTAATGAGACCACGATTCCTCTTACCGAGCCACCTTCCTGCATCAGCGTCCACAAATCCACAACATCCGCTCCATACTCATTGCCAACCTGGGCACAGGCCCTGGCATACGCCTCGGTCACAGCGTTCAGACGATTTAGTTTGTATCCTGTATAATGGGAGAACGGAGAGAGATATTAGTGCAGGCAAAATATAAAGGTTCTGTAATTCTCGTCACATCTGTAATCAAGAGCAGCAGGACGCCACATCGCTGCTGTAAACGGGGTTGCAGAACTGTGTTTGCGgtgtgcatgtagcagggctgtgtttgcggtgtgcatgtagcagggctgtgtttgcggtgtgcatgtagcagggctgtgtttgcggtgtgcatgtagcagggctgtgtttgcggtgtgcatgtagcagggctgtgtttgcggtgtgcatgtagcagggctgtgtttgcggtgtgcatgtagcagggctgtgtttgcggtgtgcatgtagcagggctgtgtttgCGGTGTGCATGTAACAGGGCTGTTTGTGgtgtgcatgtagcagggctgtgtttgttgtgtgcatgtagcagggctgtgtttgTGGTGTGCATGTAGCATCCCTGTGTTTGTTGTGTGCATGCAGCAGGGCTGTGTTTGTGGTGTGCATGTAGAAGGGCTGTGTTTGTGgtgtgcatgtagcagggctgtgtttgctgggtgcatgtagcagggctgtgtttgtagtgtgcatgtagcagggctgtgtttgttgtgtgcatgtagcagggctgtgtttgttgtgtgcatgtagcagggctgtgtttgtggtgtgcatgtagcagggctgtttgtggtgtgcatgtagcagggctgtgtttgtggtgtgcatgtagcagggctgtgtttgtggtgtgcatgtagcagagctgtgtttgtggtgtgcatgtagcagtgctgtgtttgttgtgtgcatgtagcatccctgtgtttgttgtgtgcatgtagcatccctgtgtttgttgtgtgcatgcagcagggctgtgtttgttgtgtgcatgcagcagggctgtgtttgttgtgtgcatgcagcagggctgtgtttgttgtgtgcatgtagcagggctgtgtttgttgtgtgcatgtagcaggGTTGTGTTTGTTGTgtgatttagcagagctgtgtttgttgTGTGATTTAGCAGTCCTGTGTTTGTGCATGTAGAAAATAAACTTTGTGTTGTCTACTCCTGGTGTGCACCTTATAGTTGGGTGCATTTTATAGTCCGTAAAATACAGCAGATTATTCCAATCACTTGCTAGTAGTATAGGGCCAGTTTATGAGAGCAGAAACAAGCTTCACCACCAGGTTACACCgactgaaccgaagatccgagtaTCCTGAGCCCGACGCTGCCAGGGCTACACGTCTGCAATGCACGTTTAATTATTTCCTTTGGGGAAAGAACCTGCAGGGAACCTCGCGACTATACGAAAAATCTGGAACCTCGGCAATACATGTAAGGCCGTCTGCACCTTCTTCCCCCAGTCAGATGTGACtattcctctcagtcacagcttgTGTTCCTCCACATCTCAGGACAATTTCTGCCGCACCCAGCAGTGTGATCCTGATGCTGTTACCTTTCATGAAGCAATGTTTTTCCCAAGACGGTTCGTGGATCGGCGGCGGCGCGATCAGAACGATTTTCTCCTCCTTGATATTGACGCTCTTCAAATACTGGACCATGCTTCTCAGATTCTCTGCGTATTCTTCCAGCGGGACGTGCTGCTGAGGGTTTTGCTCTATGTGAAAGGAggtgaaatgaaaagaaaatgaaaagTAATTGTGTGTAATTCCCGGCGTGGGGAtgtggccagcagggggagccctCATTACCTGCAGGCAGAGTCTGGCAGGGTGAATAATACAGAGTTTACAGGAGGAAGCCCTCGTGCAGGGCTAATTCTACAGCAGCGTAAAAACACAGCGCTGTACAATAACCTCCGACACAAAAAGGTCGGGGGAATGGTGGGCAATCCATTCTAGGTAAAGCAGGAGAGGCTTCTGGCATCAAATGGCTGGCTAACCGACCGGACCACCCACTGTCACCCAATAAACCTTTATATCTTCTGGTGGGAGAGGCTTCAGGATATCTGACCTTCTGAACCCTCAGGTGATGACTTATAATGCAGAGCAGACCATGTGTAGCTGTATCATGACCAGAAGAGTCTTTACATTCACTGGATGTACCGTTCCTTTAAGGACAAGTGTGACAGAAAATGTATAAAAACCGTATGTATGTTACATACCTCGATACagcggcggattggccatagaccctacagggaaatttccaggtgggccgATGCCCGCCGCAGGCCACCGGCCAGGTACAAAACAATCTGATACTCTCAGCACTGGGCCTCCTGcaaacacgaacgtgtgcgccccccgtggtcgtgctgcggaccgcaaaacgcaggccgcaatgcacgaacaccgttcgcggggcagctgcagcagatcgcggacccattcactttaatgggtccgcgatccggccgttccgcaaaaagataggacatgttctatctttttgtgaaacggaagtacgggacgaaaccccacggaagcactaccgtagtgctcccgtagggttccgttctgtgcttccattACGCACCATtccgtgaatgggtctgcatccatgatgcggaatgcccacggaacggcacccgtgtattgcggatccgcaaatgcggtccccaATACGGCAACTgggcgcacacattcgtgtgcagaaAGCCTTAATCAATGCAAGGAGCATCAGGTACGAGGTGTTCTTCTGAATTCAACTGAATCAGGACAGTGatgcagttgaatactgtggccggggtggcggtattttgtgctgctctgtggtatttggttctgctgggtaaTGTGCTGGTATTGTTGGCCCTGCTTACTTCTGCTGCTCGGACCCCTCGTCAATCGGGACCCacttacaacatggggccacttttaggttttttttccagggccactttaggttcccagtcgGCCACTGCCGCCATGCCCTGACCCAGCAGTTTACAATGTAAATTTTAAAGGGTCACAAGCAAGATATCTGGATGGTTCCTCAGTTTGGATCACAACCAACCCCTCCAGGCTTCAGGTGACAGCACATTGTAACAAAGCAGATGGGGGTCCACTGTGTCTACTGAACAGATTTGTCTTTGGACTGACTACTCCTAAGAGCGTTATCTAAGTAGCCCCCCTAGTCTTCACACTTTAACCCCTACACAGGAATCTGGACTCTGTGTACAGTACACTGCTGACCCATGGAGGTCAAGAGCAGGGGCGTAGCCACCATGGAAGCGGCTGCTACAAGGCCAGAACTCAGGAAcgggcccaggaggaggacaaatggatttattttcaggacgcagggagcggtgagtatagTGCTCTTGGcattactcaccactccctggtcttcttctctgGACGCCCTTGCAGCACACAGCTTCAGGACAGGACGTAGCATGTGTAGGAGCACAGTATTACCTGCTGCTGGGCGACGTCAGGTCACAGAGTAGTGTCACAGGAGGAGAAgagaggtcatttttggggtttggtctgaggtctgcattaaggggactgggggTGGGGTTGGGGATGGCATTTTAAAATCTGCTGTAggacccagtcagttctagttacgcaaCTGGTCAAGAGACACCGGTTTGAGCGGTAAAACGCACATCTCCCTGCAGCACCCGCGCCCAGTCCTCTAGTACATCCACCACTCCACGGTGCGGAGTTCTCCCCCCCTGTGACGTCCATACATCCTAATAAAGCACAGTGTGCTGTGATAGCAGAGCCCTTATAAATATGATTTAGCACAAAGTACATTTACCTCTTATAGAACTGTCATTAGCGCCAAAGAAAATGGTAACGGCAGCAATGTCTGCGGCACTGGCACGGGCACCGTCAGGGATGAGTTTTGGTAGGATCTGTTTAGCCCATCTGGTGTTGTAACCTGACAGGCCACGGTTCAGGACGTcacattttctgcaaaaaaaaaaaaaaggaaaaaccacACATTATACATGGTGAATATGGTGCACGCTGCACTGGGGGGGAGCGGTGATCCGGTAATAACAACAACCTTCCCCTTTCTGTCCTGTGGAAACTGGGCTGTACTCACCGCACAAGCTTATTAGCTAGCGTAGCCCCCCAACCATTTGTTTCAAAGGCAAACTAAAAGACAAAAAATGAATATTTATTAACCCTGGTTTGTTAAAATTCCAGATTCcagttctggggggggggggggtcatttactaaaggcTGATGTTTCCAATACCACTTTTAGTAAAAAGTCCACTGAAGTAAGATGCAGTACATTTATTAGAAGGGTTTGAAGGCTATCTTTATCTTATCGCTGGGGGTCTGGCTCCTAACACCCCCACAAATCAGCTATTTAAGGAGACCACAGTGCTCTAGGTAGTGCTGCGTCCTCCTCCTAGGCCAGAGAcaccacgttcatcggtcacgtggcctccgtgaagctcagtcccatagaagtgaatggggctgagcttcaataccaagcacagccactatacaatgtacggcgctgtactCATCAGAGCACCGCGGTCTCTTCAAACCGctaaacagctgatcaacggggtgtcaggagtcagaccACCAGCTGATCGGGTGTCGGAGccccacaatctgatattgatgacctgtcctgagaacAGGCAGTCAATACCAaattcctagaaaacccctttaagaggtggAGGCCTCTTGATAGATTTGTCACATGTTCTGATTTCAGCTGGGATTGTAAATGTGTCCGGCTGTGCTGGTCCAGTAAGAAACATAAAAAgccacaaaatgcggactggGCACAAATCTGCAACTGTAGTATGCCACAAAAATGGCGTACAAGTTTTGTAACTGAACCCCAATATGTTGTATAAAGCTGGGACTAGCCAGGGATTTGATGGAAGCGTGTGTGCAGCTATCTTAcagatgacttaaaggggttatcccatgattaatgcacAAAATGAaaatcagccctgtacctcacatggatccagagatctctacattcattgctctgctagattatcttcaggctGGTAGATGAGAGggtgtgtccttcctgctgcagctctctccctatcacagcacaggaggtgtgtccttcctgctgcagctctctccctatcacagctcagggtgtgtgtccttcctgctgcagctctctccctatcacagcacaggaggtgtgtccttcctgctgcagctctctccctatcacagtacaggaggtgtgtccttcctgctgcaactctctccctatcacagctcagggtgtgtcctttctgctgcagctctctccctaccacagctcaggggcatgtcctttctgctgcagctctctccctatcacagctcaggggcatgtcctttctgctgcagctctctctctttaactgccacagcttctaacaaaaGATATGgtcggtggcagttgaagatttaaactgagcatgtgtgactaccttaggtggacaagaaataagaaaaagaacaaacagcaggtggcgctttacATATAGATTTcattagctcagtggctatactaaatttttaattaaatgcaattacaaaagtattcagatccaggtgctggtttaaaaaaagctgaatattttttggggcataacccctttaaatgtattaaAATCGCCTGAAGGTCGCagcttaaagggaaactccatTTCTGTGCAAAGTATTGATAACATGACACAGATGAAAACTCTaaggataaatacttttatataaAACCAATCCCTCCAGGTCCAGAGTCTAAATTCCCCAGTGAACCTCTTGTTGGCGCCCATTTAAATGAATTGCGGCTATGTCCATACTGAAAGGGGATGTCTTGTCTGTTGAGGCAGGCATTGAATAGATATCCATTGCCAgagagcagtgcattgtgggatgcCAGAGCTCAGATAATCCGCGGTGATGTCTCTATAGGGACGCCATTTATACGCTGAAGCGACGTCTCAGCACTTTTCATCACCTCAGCGGGAAGACTGCGGATGCAAGCGAGCGGAAAATCTCCTTACCTGAGTGATCGAATCTCCAAAGAGGAGGACACGGGGATAAGAAATCATCTTGAGAATCAACGTGGAAATCTACAAGACACAGAAGATGGGGATTAATAACGGCACAGTAGCCACGGTACCACGTATTCCTATGTGAAGTACCGCGGCGGCCATGTCACAGGATATACCATGTGAGGACTATAGGACCACTGCACACGTGGTGTATCTGTGTGCAGAGAAAACGCCTCAAAACCGCACAGAAATCCACACtattagggctcacgcacacaaccGTTCTTGTACTGCGgcccacaaaacacggatccgcaaagaaAATGGAggacatttgtttttttttgcggatccattgtaacaacgcctgtccttgtccgcaaaacggacaagaataggacatgttctatttttttgcagaatgcacTTGCGGACATACGGATACGGAATGCGCGCAGAATCATttccgattgaaatgaatggttccgcatacgggcaaaaaaaaaaggaatgacacggacaaaaaatacgttcatgtgcatgagccctcaattGCAGTTTTTAGCGTGGATTTTCTATTTTAACAACCCCACTGACGTATGGGGAAAACCGCGACATATAACGTGCAGAATCACACACATAATTGACATTTTAAAATCCATGGCATTTCAAATTTCACGCAGAAAATACGTGTAAAGTGACCTGCGACCTATCAAATCTCATTCCCTTCGCTGGTACTGTATTGCCGTGCGTTTTTTCTGCATGAGAGTCCGCACGGCTCGAGAGAATTCCACATCTGTGTGAGTGTAGAAGGGACACAACACTGAACCTTGAAGGGGTTCTCCggtattttcatattgatgggctCTCCTCAGGAgaccggcaggggtctgacacctccCGCCGATCAGCGGTTAACGCTCCAGGAGATTTGCAGCTCACAAAGCACAGCACcgttcattgtatagtggctgtacgtggtattgcagctcagacctattcatttaaaggggtattctattttcatctcagacaatgggggcatatcgctaggatatgcccccattgtcttataggaaggtggtggccggaggactccggtccggccaccaccaagaattctccccatagaagtgaaagggagcacaccgcgcatgagcggccaccgctcccattcacttctatgggccagacagaaatagccgagccagtgctcagctattttcggtggccccatagaaaattaaagaagggcggctgtgcatgcgcagtgtgtcCTCCGCCACTTTCggagctctgttctcgatataggtgcaggtcccagcggcagGAACCGCActtataatgggggcatatcctagcgatatgccccattgtcagagatgagacaacccctttaaataggactgagctgcacggAGGCCATATGACCGATGAGCATGACATCACAGGCccaggaagaggccgcagcagatgtcggacccccactgatcagacactgatgacctctACTAAGGATATTATTAAAATCTCagagaaccccattaaagtcaacggGGGTCACGTATTCAAGTTCTACACAAGATTTTTAGTGTAGATAAGGCACAAATTTTGTCTCAAGTTCGCTTTCGCAActttttgttaaaaaataaaagtgggcAAGGCCTGTGCAGGAAGCGGCGGGAGCATCGTGGTCGGACCCATTTACCGACATGGCGCACATTACACCAAAAATCTGCTGACGCGTGGACAGCGGAAAGGGAAACGGGGCGTGCCCCTCTTAATAGACTGCCCAGATCTTCCGCACACGAGGTTCTTACTAAAACAgcttgatggttgctaggagactctggacggacatttttattttttttgacagttctaaaaaatggaaacaaaacggACAAACGGAACGCAGTCCGAGATATTCCTGATTCCAAATCGGGCGAGTTTTACATCTCTAGCCTGAACGAGTCCGTAAAGTGCAAAGACACTACTATGAGCGATCTCACAAGTTGTTGTGAAAGTACAACTCCTATCATTCTGTGGCTCTCCAGgcctgctaggagttgtagtttcacaacagctggagaccaAATGATATATAAGTGCACGTGATTAGTCTGTGTCACAGCAGGGGGCAGTAGTGAGCTTAGTGATCCCCCCCTTAGTCTGCCTACAGAGAAGTGACCCCGGTGCCCCCCGCACATCCTGCGGACGATCCCGGCAGCCGCTGCTCAGTGACACGGCCTCTAGATCCATAAACAGCAATGAGAACACTCACAGAACCCTACCCAGGTGTCGGAGCCGGCTCCGGGAGAGGAGGAGCGTGACGCGTCACATGACCAGACCTGCCCACAAGCCACGCCTCCTCCCAGACACAATGCCGCAGCTTCTTCCTCCTTGAATGACCAGAACAGCGACATCTAGGGAAATGTTACTGTAATTACTCCTGGTGTAACAGGTTTGGTAAAATGGCGCCAACTTTCTTTGCTCTTTATAATGGTCAGGTCCATTCAGTATATGATAAATGGTTCTCAAATTCCACAGGGAAGACACAGAAATGAGTCCAGGCGCCGTCTGGGGGTGATTGGCAGCAGCGTTTAAATGCAGGCGTCTGTGGTCGCCACATAGAGGCTCCAAGGCCGCGGATCAGGATCAGCAAATAAAGCTCATGTGTGTCATAGAAAGCTGTGCTGTGGTCTCATATACTTTGTGGATCAGTTGTTTGTAGTTTTCATGATTTCTGCTTGCCGACATTGAATGGAAACCTTCATTGTTCACTTGCAGTGGATAAAACTGTGTCCTGGTCATGTAATaagcaaacaaaaaaacattacacatacaaacaGTGAAACTAGGGAGTAGGGGTTATTCTGAATTAAGTGgcattatacctactatacatgagaaaaatagaagctctttgtgcacattCTTGATCAAACGTGTGCCGTGCCCATCTACCAGCATCAAGGTGCCTTCCGCAGAGGTGCCCCTAACACTAAcaaactgcctctcctgggcctaacctaagtctacaatgttcagggcggtgttggaaccagctacatttatactctgctcagaagccctgggCAGGTGGGTGGGGAGTGCTCGAGAGGCAGCTACCCTCAATATACACTACTAGCACATGTAATGGACATAACCATACAAGAAGGAAGAGGGTCACCATGTGCGGGAAATTATTTCAGCATTAGGCCACGCCtttaactccgcccaaaacataagTAAACACCTAATCCCAgccagtcccctaaatgcccccacatagtaattattccctctttatgccaccacacagtatttatgcccacattgtgccaccttcacaggttatggccagatatgtgccccctcacagtagttatgtctagctgtgccccctcacagaataatacccagctgtgccccctcacagaattatgcccagctgtgccccttcacaggattatgcccagctgtgcccccttcataggttATGCCCAGCATTGTGCCGcttcacagaattatgcccagctgtgcaccctcacagaatt
The sequence above is a segment of the Bufo bufo chromosome 4, aBufBuf1.1, whole genome shotgun sequence genome. Coding sequences within it:
- the LOC120997416 gene encoding isoamyl acetate-hydrolyzing esterase 1 homolog, with the translated sequence MISYPRVLLFGDSITQFAFETNGWGATLANKLVRKCDVLNRGLSGYNTRWAKQILPKLIPDGARASAADIAAVTIFFGANDSSIREQNPQQHVPLEEYAENLRSMVQYLKSVNIKEEKIVLIAPPPIHEPSWEKHCFMKGYKLNRLNAVTEAYARACAQVGNEYGADVVDLWTLMQEGGSDYTVYLSDGLHLSEEGNQFLESKLWPLLEKKLGTLPFILPYWNDVDNNNPESSLFQNLTEKKD